The Hyphomicrobium sp. MC1 genome window below encodes:
- a CDS encoding toluene-4-monooxygenase system B family protein has translation MSDQFPLVINFQGDYGMKLLLVDPQSTIDQVAAKARDTLVGIVVRPLPEGATLKVRRHGDASVLDGNMKVADAGFVKMEALDIVHSS, from the coding sequence ATGTCAGATCAGTTTCCTCTCGTGATCAATTTCCAGGGCGACTACGGCATGAAGCTGTTGCTTGTCGATCCTCAGTCCACAATCGATCAAGTCGCCGCGAAAGCTAGGGATACTCTCGTCGGCATTGTCGTCAGGCCGCTGCCCGAAGGCGCTACGCTCAAGGTTCGCAGGCACGGCGACGCGTCGGTTCTTGATGGCAATATGAAAGTCGCAGACGCCGGCTTCGTCAAAATGGAAGCGCTCGACATCGTCCATTCCAGCTGA
- a CDS encoding MmoB/DmpM family protein, whose translation MKAEDANANDFVGPIISRGEMSDAVKEAVEIDNPDREKRTEETAAYVRIEARGECIITFKTMSEILGRKFSIGELERNMPGFAGFIRTDSDQVRFVSNKRH comes from the coding sequence ATGAAAGCCGAAGACGCCAACGCGAATGATTTTGTTGGCCCAATTATCTCGCGAGGGGAGATGTCTGATGCCGTGAAGGAGGCTGTCGAGATCGACAATCCTGACCGCGAAAAAAGGACTGAAGAGACCGCCGCGTACGTTCGCATCGAGGCCAGGGGCGAATGCATCATAACGTTCAAAACGATGTCCGAGATCTTGGGTCGAAAATTCTCAATAGGCGAACTTGAGAGAAACATGCCGGGATTTGCAGGTTTCATACGGACGGATAGCGACCAGGTGCGCTTCGTCTCAAACAAACGTCACTGA
- a CDS encoding ABC transporter substrate-binding protein: MRTIGALLRGAALALLASSTLAISPILASADEAPPLRISYADWPGYVAWQIAIDRGWFKEAGVNIKFEWFDYSAAMDAYAAGKLDAINLTNGDTLGMGANGAKGIMFMVTDYSNGNDMIVGKHDIKSIADLKGKKVGLETGLVEHLLLAYGLKKAGLTDKDVDIVNTKTNETPQVLASSDVSAIGAWEPISGAAMHGVPGAHPAYTSADAPGLIYDVVTVRPESFASRKADWAKVLKVWDRVVAYVNDPKTQPDALKIMSARVAVAPEAYKKFLDGTKLLTVAEGAKVFNKGDGLDSLYGSSENADSFNVKYGVYKTKQDISSYIDPSIAQAK; encoded by the coding sequence ATGCGCACAATAGGGGCTTTGCTTCGCGGCGCCGCGTTGGCTCTGCTTGCCTCATCTACCTTAGCCATCTCTCCCATCCTGGCATCCGCTGACGAAGCACCACCGCTTCGCATCAGCTATGCTGACTGGCCTGGATACGTTGCTTGGCAGATCGCCATCGACAGGGGTTGGTTCAAAGAGGCGGGCGTGAACATAAAGTTCGAGTGGTTTGATTACTCGGCAGCAATGGACGCTTACGCCGCTGGCAAGCTCGATGCGATCAACCTCACCAACGGTGATACGCTAGGTATGGGTGCCAACGGCGCCAAGGGCATCATGTTCATGGTGACCGATTACTCCAACGGCAACGACATGATCGTCGGTAAGCACGACATCAAATCGATTGCCGACCTGAAAGGCAAGAAAGTCGGACTGGAAACCGGGCTCGTTGAACATCTCCTGCTTGCATACGGTTTAAAAAAAGCCGGACTGACTGACAAAGACGTAGATATCGTCAACACAAAAACAAATGAAACGCCTCAAGTTCTCGCTTCGTCTGACGTCTCAGCGATTGGAGCCTGGGAGCCGATTTCAGGAGCCGCGATGCATGGCGTTCCAGGAGCCCATCCGGCCTACACATCTGCAGACGCTCCTGGCCTTATCTACGACGTCGTAACGGTCAGGCCCGAGAGCTTTGCGTCTCGGAAAGCCGACTGGGCGAAGGTTTTGAAAGTGTGGGACCGCGTTGTCGCGTACGTCAACGATCCGAAGACACAGCCGGACGCGTTAAAAATCATGTCCGCGCGCGTTGCTGTGGCGCCGGAAGCGTACAAGAAGTTCCTTGACGGCACGAAGCTTCTCACCGTCGCCGAGGGTGCAAAAGTCTTCAATAAGGGAGACGGCCTGGATTCGCTGTACGGATCCTCCGAAAATGCAGACTCCTTCAACGTGAAATACGGAGTCTACAAAACCAAACAGGACATCTCGTCCTATATCGATCCCTCCATCGCGCAGGCAAAATAA
- a CDS encoding GTP-binding protein, translating to MTERVAVYLLTGFLGSGKTTLLSGILRDEAFRDTAVIINEYGKVGLDHDLISFSTESTVVMPGGCICCTIREDIETSLRELFEARDSGSIPAFKRIVIETTGIAEPVPLLMTLRANPLAQERLTKPRVLTVVDGVLGLDTLKGYGEAAAQVTSADHIVISKSDLTGEKSLEDLQSAICALNPWASIDLANLLSSPLTKFFNAAPIGSEASTQYDTEDLAVANRSAHRHGNIASFSLSLEKPLDWTAFGVWMTMLLHRHGAQILRVKGLLAVDGLPGPTLFQSAQHLVHTPVHMESWPSDDHRSRIVFIVRDINTEHLEASLRAFDRASRNSVSRRADVRSAGSGGVIAGRPVRRPTTPAWIRG from the coding sequence ATGACGGAGCGGGTTGCGGTCTATCTACTCACCGGCTTTCTGGGCAGCGGTAAAACCACTCTCCTATCGGGCATTCTCCGTGACGAGGCGTTCCGCGATACGGCAGTCATCATCAACGAATATGGCAAGGTTGGTCTCGATCACGATCTGATCTCGTTCAGCACCGAGAGCACCGTCGTTATGCCGGGGGGCTGTATCTGCTGCACAATCCGTGAAGATATCGAGACCTCACTCCGCGAACTCTTTGAAGCTCGCGACAGTGGTTCCATTCCTGCATTCAAGCGCATTGTGATCGAAACCACAGGCATCGCTGAGCCCGTTCCACTTTTGATGACGCTACGTGCCAATCCCTTGGCGCAGGAACGTCTAACCAAGCCGCGGGTTCTGACGGTCGTCGATGGTGTGCTTGGTCTGGACACGCTTAAAGGCTATGGCGAAGCCGCAGCGCAAGTCACGAGCGCTGATCATATAGTGATTTCAAAGTCCGATCTTACAGGCGAAAAGTCGCTCGAAGACTTGCAGAGTGCGATTTGCGCGCTGAACCCGTGGGCAAGTATTGATCTGGCCAACCTGCTAAGCTCACCTCTCACCAAGTTCTTCAACGCCGCACCGATCGGCTCCGAAGCGTCCACTCAGTACGACACTGAAGATCTTGCAGTCGCGAACCGATCGGCCCATCGTCACGGCAATATCGCTTCCTTTAGCCTATCGCTTGAGAAGCCGCTTGATTGGACGGCTTTTGGCGTCTGGATGACCATGTTGCTGCATCGTCACGGCGCACAGATCTTGCGCGTAAAAGGTTTGCTCGCCGTCGACGGCCTTCCCGGCCCGACGCTTTTCCAAAGTGCGCAACACCTTGTCCATACGCCGGTTCATATGGAATCCTGGCCGAGCGATGATCATCGCTCTCGCATCGTCTTTATTGTCCGCGACATCAACACCGAGCACCTTGAAGCCTCGCTGCGCGCGTTCGATCGCGCGAGCAGGAATTCGGTTTCACGAAGAGCAGATGTACGCAGCGCAGGAAGCGGTGGCGTTATCGCCGGACGGCCTGTACGGCGCCCAACGACGCCAGCGTGGATCAGAGGATGA
- a CDS encoding toluene monooxygenase, translating into MATETHHRPGLKTWSALMGSRKRPSEYEVVSYKLHYRTRNPEAPYEQSPNLRMNEWYKKHVFGSPLQHPDWDSFRDPDEVTYRAYCTMQDAQEQYVDGLLNAHNNDDHDKGLSADWIDKLANMYTPARYLLAAAQMSSAYLVQMAPASTITNCAVFQEADCFRWLSRIAYRTRELANAYPAKGFGANERKIWEDAAEWQGFRELFENVLATFDWGESFVALDVVALRAIDFGFTQSLKDRARSEGDTLTALLCDNQLRDGQRSRRWTAALVKQSLEVEANRDAIEGWLKKWVPLGDKAIEAYCAGFSKGDELAQAAKAAAASFRKELSLSL; encoded by the coding sequence ATGGCTACCGAAACGCATCACAGACCAGGACTGAAAACCTGGAGCGCCTTGATGGGCAGCCGCAAACGGCCCAGCGAGTATGAGGTCGTCAGCTACAAGCTCCATTACCGCACGCGCAATCCGGAGGCGCCCTACGAGCAGTCTCCCAATCTCCGAATGAACGAGTGGTATAAGAAGCACGTCTTCGGCAGCCCGCTCCAACATCCGGATTGGGATTCATTTCGCGATCCCGACGAGGTCACCTATCGCGCCTATTGCACGATGCAAGACGCACAAGAGCAGTACGTTGATGGCCTCTTGAATGCTCATAACAATGACGATCACGACAAAGGACTTTCTGCCGACTGGATTGATAAACTCGCAAACATGTATACGCCTGCGCGTTATCTGCTCGCCGCTGCGCAGATGTCGTCCGCCTACCTCGTTCAGATGGCGCCAGCGAGCACGATCACCAATTGCGCCGTTTTCCAAGAGGCGGATTGCTTTCGCTGGCTATCGCGTATCGCGTATCGCACACGAGAACTCGCTAACGCCTATCCGGCGAAGGGCTTTGGCGCCAATGAACGGAAGATCTGGGAAGACGCCGCAGAATGGCAGGGCTTCCGAGAACTTTTCGAAAACGTTCTAGCGACATTCGATTGGGGCGAAAGCTTTGTTGCTCTCGACGTCGTCGCGCTTCGTGCCATCGATTTCGGATTTACACAATCTCTGAAGGACCGCGCACGGAGCGAAGGCGATACGCTGACGGCGCTTCTTTGCGACAACCAACTACGTGACGGTCAGCGATCACGACGTTGGACTGCTGCGCTCGTGAAGCAAAGTCTCGAGGTCGAAGCTAATCGCGATGCCATCGAAGGCTGGCTCAAGAAGTGGGTACCGCTAGGCGACAAAGCCATCGAGGCCTACTGCGCTGGATTCTCGAAAGGCGACGAACTCGCTCAAGCGGCGAAAGCAGCGGCTGCGTCTTTCAGAAAAGAACTCAGCCTTTCGCTTTAG
- a CDS encoding ABC transporter permease produces MADVALQSWVPSSARRLAAASWFAVGRPPTPRARTVLGFLSFVIPIVLWCLVSYVPFVWHPLIEITNPGSVSYFDVGMRAPKDVFADEFASAVKAGRAPPEGRPANPVYLPAPDEVAKAFWNAVFPSNTEHQSLLVAFWHSVQIIFWAFLISSALGVPLGILCGAYATIGRLTEPFVEFFRYLPAPAFGALAVAVLGIYDGPKIAIVVIGTFFQQVLIIASTTRRVDYALLEAAQTLGARRSRLLRYVVVPAVLPDLYGDLRILLGWAWTYLIVAELVGTSSGITFFITQQARYQHFDNVYAAILILGVVGFGSDLLLARLGRWLFPWRRTNA; encoded by the coding sequence ATGGCTGACGTAGCTCTTCAGTCCTGGGTACCATCATCAGCGAGGCGGCTCGCCGCAGCTTCATGGTTTGCGGTTGGCCGTCCGCCAACGCCGCGCGCGCGCACGGTTTTGGGATTCCTGTCTTTCGTCATCCCAATAGTCTTGTGGTGTCTCGTCTCCTATGTGCCGTTCGTCTGGCACCCGCTGATTGAAATCACCAATCCTGGCAGCGTGTCGTACTTCGATGTCGGAATGAGAGCTCCGAAAGATGTTTTCGCCGACGAGTTCGCGTCGGCAGTCAAAGCCGGTCGGGCACCTCCTGAGGGGCGCCCGGCCAATCCAGTTTACCTGCCAGCGCCGGACGAAGTAGCCAAGGCATTTTGGAACGCCGTCTTTCCGTCGAACACGGAACATCAATCTCTGCTCGTTGCGTTCTGGCACTCGGTGCAGATAATTTTCTGGGCATTCCTTATTTCATCTGCCTTGGGCGTTCCGCTCGGTATCCTATGCGGCGCATACGCCACAATCGGACGTCTGACGGAACCTTTTGTCGAATTCTTCCGCTATTTACCGGCGCCCGCCTTTGGCGCGCTCGCAGTTGCCGTCCTCGGAATTTATGATGGGCCAAAGATAGCAATCGTCGTAATCGGCACTTTCTTCCAACAAGTATTGATCATCGCCAGTACGACACGTCGCGTCGATTACGCGTTGCTTGAGGCAGCGCAAACACTCGGAGCTCGGCGATCACGTCTTCTTCGTTACGTCGTCGTACCTGCGGTACTGCCGGATCTCTATGGGGATTTGCGTATTCTTCTCGGCTGGGCGTGGACATATCTCATTGTCGCCGAGTTGGTTGGCACCTCTTCGGGCATCACTTTTTTCATCACGCAGCAGGCGCGTTATCAGCATTTCGATAACGTCTACGCAGCAATCCTCATTCTTGGCGTCGTCGGCTTTGGCAGTGATCTTCTGCTCGCCCGGCTTGGCCGCTGGTTATTTCCGTGGCGGAGGACAAACGCATGA
- a CDS encoding Rieske 2Fe-2S domain-containing protein produces MAFQRVCSIDDVWEGEMQAFPIGGKQVLIVNGDGGVLRAFDAICPHQEYPLVEGALEGNILTCSMHLWQFDIGSGEGVNPTGCKLKVYPIKVENGDILVDLEMVA; encoded by the coding sequence ATGGCATTTCAGCGCGTGTGTTCCATCGACGACGTTTGGGAAGGCGAAATGCAAGCGTTCCCGATCGGTGGCAAGCAAGTATTGATCGTGAATGGAGACGGCGGCGTTTTACGGGCCTTCGACGCTATCTGCCCGCACCAGGAGTATCCCTTGGTTGAGGGAGCGCTAGAGGGCAACATTCTCACCTGCTCGATGCACCTCTGGCAGTTCGACATTGGATCGGGCGAAGGCGTCAATCCTACGGGGTGCAAACTGAAGGTCTATCCAATCAAAGTGGAGAACGGCGACATCCTCGTCGATCTCGAAATGGTGGCCTGA
- the irrA gene encoding iron response transcriptional regulator IrrA: MTANCTLRPAFCATRDVSGMLRRAGLRPTRQRVFLGRLLYANGHRHVTAETLYEEAKNSEIGVSLATIYNALNQFTEAGLLRELAVDGSRAWFDTNVSEHHHFFLEDENRVVDIPGSTVDINGVDSLPDGMEIARVDVIVRLRRKSSD, from the coding sequence ATGACCGCGAATTGTACGTTGCGGCCTGCTTTCTGCGCGACACGCGACGTCAGCGGCATGCTTCGCAGGGCTGGATTGCGGCCGACGCGTCAGCGCGTTTTTCTGGGTCGTCTTCTTTATGCCAACGGCCATCGTCATGTGACGGCGGAAACGCTTTATGAAGAAGCAAAAAACTCCGAAATCGGGGTATCGTTGGCCACTATTTACAACGCGCTCAATCAATTCACCGAAGCCGGTCTACTGCGCGAGCTCGCCGTCGATGGCTCAAGGGCATGGTTCGATACCAACGTCAGCGAACATCACCATTTCTTTCTCGAGGACGAGAATCGAGTCGTCGACATTCCTGGTAGCACCGTGGATATCAACGGCGTCGACTCTCTACCGGATGGGATGGAAATAGCTCGCGTAGATGTCATCGTACGCTTGCGCCGGAAATCTTCCGATTGA
- a CDS encoding glycine cleavage system protein H, whose amino-acid sequence MYAAQEAVALSPDGLYGAQRRQRGSEDDDEALRTASARQNYISRKWGSQAVPGMIYFTQTHQWLRFDGNIACTGISDYAAQALGEIISFETHDLGTRIKKGDVIAVIETANTVEKYHSLIEGEVVELNSILDKTPGLIGSSPEGEGWFVKLRIEALPDTDAENFIHRRVYLDMVASALAAKLGKAGS is encoded by the coding sequence ATGTACGCAGCGCAGGAAGCGGTGGCGTTATCGCCGGACGGCCTGTACGGCGCCCAACGACGCCAGCGTGGATCAGAGGATGACGACGAAGCGCTACGGACGGCCTCGGCCAGACAGAATTACATTTCGAGAAAATGGGGCTCTCAAGCGGTTCCCGGGATGATCTATTTCACGCAAACACATCAATGGTTGAGATTTGACGGCAACATCGCTTGCACGGGGATTAGCGATTACGCGGCTCAGGCCCTGGGCGAGATCATATCCTTTGAAACCCACGATCTAGGAACTCGGATAAAGAAAGGTGACGTCATCGCGGTGATCGAGACGGCAAACACCGTCGAGAAGTACCATTCCCTCATCGAAGGTGAAGTCGTGGAACTCAATTCCATCTTAGATAAAACGCCGGGACTGATCGGGAGCTCGCCGGAAGGCGAAGGCTGGTTCGTAAAGCTGAGAATCGAAGCTCTCCCCGATACGGACGCAGAAAATTTCATCCATCGGCGAGTTTACTTGGACATGGTGGCATCTGCGCTCGCGGCGAAGCTCGGAAAGGCCGGCTCATGA
- a CDS encoding M20 family metallopeptidase, with product MPDAIELTRELIRFNTVNPPGNELIALAHLKKILIDNGFQVECREFGNNRANIIARRGKHIGANEGEMPICFTGHLDTVPLGSIPWKVDPFGAEIVGERLFGRGASDMKSGVAAMVAAAIGSRDVLDEGPGIVLILTSGEETGCEGAAHLTTHVDLGPIGAIVVGEPTGNAPRSGHKGALWLVASSFGQTAHGSMPELGVNAIFRSIKLLSKLQDFDFNRKPHAGLGKPTLNVGRMNSGSNVNSVPDHSEIWIDVRTIPGMQHHDVREHFSSYLAPELDKLEPVVDLESVWTEADNPWLRSICRMIDTADLSQPSGVPFFTDASVLAPALGNPPVLILGPGETAQAHQTDEFCFVDKIPDAVTIYRRIIEDWQANPVSPSSRLNELEQVAANARATGKSRQST from the coding sequence GTGCCCGACGCAATCGAGCTCACCAGAGAGCTAATTCGCTTCAATACGGTCAATCCGCCGGGGAACGAATTAATTGCGCTAGCCCATCTCAAAAAAATTCTCATTGATAACGGCTTTCAAGTCGAGTGCCGCGAATTTGGAAACAATCGTGCCAATATAATTGCAAGACGCGGCAAGCATATCGGCGCGAATGAAGGGGAAATGCCGATTTGCTTTACCGGGCACTTGGATACCGTCCCGCTCGGAAGCATCCCTTGGAAGGTTGATCCCTTCGGCGCGGAAATTGTTGGCGAGCGACTGTTCGGTAGAGGCGCCAGCGATATGAAATCCGGAGTTGCCGCTATGGTGGCGGCGGCGATCGGCTCGCGTGATGTTTTGGACGAAGGCCCTGGAATCGTCCTGATCCTGACGTCAGGGGAAGAAACGGGATGCGAGGGTGCAGCGCATCTGACGACGCATGTCGATCTCGGTCCCATCGGTGCGATTGTCGTTGGAGAGCCGACGGGGAACGCACCACGTTCCGGCCACAAGGGCGCACTGTGGCTTGTCGCAAGTAGCTTTGGACAGACGGCCCACGGCTCAATGCCGGAGTTGGGCGTCAACGCGATTTTCCGCAGCATAAAACTGCTCTCGAAGCTGCAGGACTTCGATTTCAATCGAAAACCTCACGCGGGGCTCGGCAAACCCACCCTGAATGTCGGGCGGATGAATAGCGGCTCCAATGTCAATTCCGTTCCAGACCATTCCGAGATTTGGATCGATGTGCGAACGATCCCCGGCATGCAGCATCACGATGTGAGGGAGCATTTCTCGAGTTATCTTGCGCCGGAACTCGATAAGCTTGAACCCGTCGTCGACCTCGAAAGCGTTTGGACGGAGGCTGATAATCCATGGTTGCGCTCGATCTGTCGGATGATTGACACCGCAGATTTATCGCAGCCCTCAGGTGTCCCATTCTTCACTGACGCAAGCGTTCTGGCTCCAGCACTCGGAAATCCGCCAGTCCTCATTCTCGGTCCTGGAGAAACAGCGCAAGCGCACCAGACCGATGAATTTTGTTTCGTTGATAAAATCCCCGACGCGGTCACGATCTACCGGCGGATCATCGAGGATTGGCAGGCAAATCCAGTCTCACCAAGTTCGCGTTTGAATGAGCTGGAACAGGTGGCAGCGAATGCTCGCGCGACTGGAAAATCGAGACAATCGACATGA
- a CDS encoding NAD(P)/FAD-dependent oxidoreductase — MKIRYYDVLIVGAGQAGAQTAISLRQHGYTGTIGLIGNELELPYERPALSKDYLSGERPFDALLLRRSEFWKEQDISLHLGVEVVSVDAEESEVRGRDGEKFVYRRLVWATGGRARKLTCPGNSFCGSYTIRSRADVDGLRRELQVARRIIVIGGGYLGLEAAATLNTLGKEVVVIEAADRVLARMTAEDVSRFLEAEHRARGVDFRLSSSVLRIVGDAGRANGVELADGERIAGDLIIVAIGIDVAAAPLLRAGATGANGVLVDASCRTTLPNIYAVGDCTECAQSHLGGAVIRIESIQNANDQADVAARAIMGKEAIYDAVPWFWSNQYDLKIQSIGLSKLHDAVVIRGDREKRSFTAIYLNRRRVVAMDCINATKDFVQGRTIVDKKLKLPPEKLADSSIPLKDVARMSMPIENAL; from the coding sequence ATGAAGATTCGATACTATGACGTATTGATTGTCGGCGCAGGACAAGCAGGCGCGCAAACGGCGATTTCCCTTAGGCAACACGGATACACTGGCACGATCGGATTGATCGGGAATGAGCTAGAACTGCCTTACGAGCGTCCTGCTTTATCAAAGGATTACCTGTCGGGAGAACGGCCATTCGATGCGCTTCTTCTTCGACGGTCCGAATTTTGGAAGGAGCAGGACATCTCGCTTCATCTTGGGGTCGAAGTGGTATCAGTTGACGCCGAAGAAAGTGAGGTCAGGGGAAGGGACGGAGAGAAATTCGTTTATAGGCGCCTCGTTTGGGCCACCGGTGGACGCGCACGCAAACTTACCTGCCCAGGCAATAGCTTCTGCGGCTCATATACCATCAGATCGCGCGCCGACGTCGACGGCCTCAGGCGCGAATTGCAGGTCGCGCGCCGGATAATCGTCATTGGCGGTGGCTATCTCGGCCTTGAGGCTGCAGCGACCCTCAATACTCTTGGAAAAGAGGTCGTCGTTATCGAAGCGGCGGACCGCGTGCTCGCACGCATGACCGCCGAGGACGTCTCACGCTTTCTAGAGGCGGAACATCGCGCGCGCGGCGTCGACTTCCGGCTATCCAGTAGTGTGCTTCGCATTGTGGGTGACGCTGGCCGAGCGAATGGCGTTGAACTTGCCGATGGCGAGCGTATCGCCGGAGATCTAATTATCGTTGCCATTGGCATCGATGTGGCCGCAGCCCCTCTTTTGCGCGCGGGCGCAACAGGAGCAAACGGTGTCTTGGTCGACGCTTCCTGCAGGACAACTCTACCAAACATCTACGCCGTCGGTGATTGCACCGAATGCGCGCAGTCGCATCTTGGCGGGGCCGTAATACGAATCGAATCCATCCAGAATGCCAACGATCAAGCCGACGTCGCGGCACGCGCAATCATGGGCAAGGAAGCGATCTACGACGCTGTACCGTGGTTCTGGTCGAACCAATATGACTTGAAGATTCAATCGATAGGCCTCTCGAAGCTCCACGACGCGGTCGTTATTCGCGGGGATCGAGAGAAACGTTCATTCACTGCAATCTACCTTAACCGCAGACGCGTCGTTGCAATGGATTGCATCAACGCCACGAAAGACTTCGTTCAGGGGCGCACTATTGTCGATAAAAAATTGAAGCTGCCTCCGGAAAAGCTCGCGGACAGTTCCATTCCGCTCAAAGACGTGGCGCGGATGTCCATGCCGATCGAAAACGCATTGTGA
- a CDS encoding RidA family protein, producing the protein MNAPTNLLSMRDASGDTRRIIGPIGPHGFPTSIAIDGKIYVGCQSAPIGDIGTQTAGAFKGMIAALDNVDSNMSDLVNLRTYYVYQGGGGKDVTTFWEKMTEVRLRYLSDPGPAATAVRVVGVPTAEHLIGVDGVATISGDRQRLMPKHTWDWSIPTPFSQGWRVGDTIYLGGQLAADMEGKAVALGDVAEQARITLEFIRHVLAEGGHGWDDLATLRICYQAGSSPEEGRATLDTILGVISETIPGTLPAITAFGVDLLYEGLMLEIDGISVKGRKQEIVPPGAMTWMRFDDHPVALAADKEIYVGGLGAPGGASLVAQSEATLDRLNVTLRAADLGYENLVKLTLFYVPDEESTSPESDIKTLTSAIKDYVPDAGPVVTITRTKNLPFPGQRIQLDAVAVR; encoded by the coding sequence ATGAACGCCCCCACGAATCTTCTTTCGATGCGCGATGCGAGCGGAGACACTCGGCGTATCATCGGCCCAATCGGGCCGCATGGGTTTCCAACATCTATCGCAATCGACGGCAAGATATACGTTGGGTGTCAGTCTGCACCGATTGGCGATATCGGGACGCAGACTGCAGGCGCGTTCAAAGGAATGATTGCTGCTCTCGATAATGTCGACAGCAACATGTCGGATCTAGTGAATCTGCGCACATACTATGTCTACCAAGGCGGAGGCGGCAAAGATGTTACGACCTTCTGGGAGAAGATGACTGAGGTACGCTTGCGTTATCTCTCCGATCCGGGCCCCGCTGCCACTGCCGTCAGGGTCGTAGGCGTTCCGACAGCTGAACATTTGATCGGTGTCGATGGCGTGGCAACGATAAGCGGCGATCGCCAACGGCTCATGCCCAAGCACACTTGGGATTGGAGCATTCCGACGCCTTTCTCACAAGGATGGCGCGTAGGCGACACGATCTACCTCGGCGGACAGCTTGCAGCCGACATGGAGGGAAAAGCCGTTGCCCTCGGCGACGTTGCTGAACAAGCGCGGATCACGCTCGAATTCATCCGCCACGTTTTGGCCGAAGGCGGACATGGGTGGGACGATCTCGCGACGCTGAGAATTTGCTATCAGGCTGGATCGTCGCCCGAGGAAGGTCGAGCGACGCTCGATACGATTCTTGGTGTCATTAGCGAAACGATTCCTGGCACTTTGCCAGCAATTACGGCCTTTGGAGTGGACCTCCTCTATGAAGGCTTGATGCTGGAAATTGACGGCATTTCAGTAAAGGGCCGTAAACAAGAAATCGTTCCACCAGGAGCGATGACATGGATGCGTTTCGACGATCATCCTGTCGCACTGGCTGCCGATAAAGAGATCTATGTCGGAGGGCTCGGCGCTCCAGGAGGGGCGTCGCTCGTTGCTCAATCAGAAGCTACGTTGGATCGGCTGAACGTCACTCTGAGAGCCGCAGATCTCGGCTATGAAAACCTTGTCAAGCTAACCCTCTTCTATGTGCCGGATGAGGAAAGCACTTCACCCGAGTCGGATATCAAGACACTCACAAGCGCGATCAAAGACTACGTTCCGGACGCCGGGCCAGTCGTCACGATCACCCGCACAAAGAATCTACCATTTCCGGGACAACGCATTCAGCTCGATGCCGTTGCCGTCCGCTAA
- a CDS encoding polysaccharide deacetylase translates to MIKNTVTWPNGARCAVVFTWDMDADSIIHLAHPNDADTRLSTTSMLRYGPQIGVPRIIDLCKDLGVKHTFFVPGWCAEQYPEAIELMVKNGHEVALHGYLHEYPNLLTREQEYFWTKKGTDAITKISGKKPVGYRSPWYRYSKHSTEILANEGFLWDTSLMGDDNPYLIRQNGTELIELPSRWQLDDWPQFVHNHDLDFMMPIASPQYAMDVYMAEFYAMYEHGGIWLNCFHPFCSGQVARLMMVKQMMEKMLEKGDVWIATGEEVALYVKGLIAEGKYKPRVDELPFYKGRLPELAENYAPGG, encoded by the coding sequence ATGATCAAGAATACCGTCACGTGGCCAAATGGCGCCCGCTGCGCGGTTGTGTTCACTTGGGATATGGATGCGGACAGCATCATTCATCTGGCGCATCCCAACGACGCTGACACACGTCTCTCGACGACTTCGATGCTTCGATATGGTCCTCAGATCGGCGTGCCCCGCATTATCGATCTCTGCAAAGATCTCGGCGTCAAGCACACATTCTTCGTTCCGGGTTGGTGCGCGGAGCAGTATCCCGAAGCGATCGAGCTGATGGTCAAGAACGGCCACGAGGTTGCCCTTCACGGCTATCTTCATGAATACCCGAACCTGCTGACACGCGAGCAGGAGTATTTCTGGACCAAGAAAGGCACCGACGCGATCACCAAGATTTCCGGCAAGAAGCCGGTCGGCTATCGCTCACCTTGGTATCGCTACTCGAAGCATTCGACTGAAATTCTCGCGAACGAAGGATTTCTTTGGGACACTTCTCTTATGGGTGACGACAACCCCTATCTCATCCGTCAGAACGGCACCGAGCTGATCGAATTACCGTCGCGATGGCAGCTGGATGACTGGCCGCAGTTTGTACACAACCATGACCTCGACTTCATGATGCCGATTGCGTCACCGCAATATGCGATGGACGTGTACATGGCAGAATTCTACGCCATGTACGAGCACGGCGGCATTTGGCTGAACTGCTTCCATCCTTTCTGCTCCGGTCAAGTCGCCCGCTTGATGATGGTCAAGCAGATGATGGAAAAGATGCTCGAGAAGGGTGACGTCTGGATCGCGACGGGCGAAGAAGTAGCGCTCTATGTCAAAGGCCTGATCGCCGAAGGCAAGTACAAGCCTCGGGTTGACGAGCTTCCCTTCTACAAGGGGCGCCTGCCTGAGCTCGCTGAGAATTACGCGCCAGGAGGCTGA